TGCTGCTTGCGCTTGGTCTGGCTCACCTCCTCAATCACCCGCGACTGCGTGCAGCCACGTTCTTCCGCATGTCGATGCTGCTGCCGTACATCACCTCCACGGCAGCGACGGCCATCGTCTTCGCGCAACTCTTTGATCGCGACTATGGGATGTTCAACTGGTTGATCGGGCTGGTCGGAATCGACCCGATCGACTTCACTCAGGACAAATTCGCCACGTGGGCGTTGATCGCACTCATGGTTGCCTGGCGCTGGTTTGGCTACAACACGCTCCTTTACCTGGCGTCGCTCCAAGCCATTCCGCAAGAGGTCTACGAGGCGGCGGCCGTGGATGGAGCTTCGGGGTGGCAACAGTTTTTCCACATCACCATTCCGTCGCTGCGTCCCATCCTCATCTTCACCATCGTGACCTCGACGATCGGTGGCCTACAGGTGTTCACGGAGCCGCTCCTCGCCAACCCGACCGCATCGCAGACGTGCGGCTCGACCCGGCAGTGCCAAACCCTTGCACTGTTCCTCTACGAACAGGGCTTCGGCCAGTACCAGTTTGGTTACGGTGCCGCGATCGGCGTGGCCCTGTTCATCATGGTTGTTTTCTTCGCCGTGATGAACTTCCTCCTCTCGACTCGGCTGAAGGGAGCCTGACATGTCGATCCACAAAGCCGGGCCTGACTCGAAGGGACGCCACCGTCGCGTCAATCGCGTGAGGTGGTGGACCTATCTCGGTCTCATCATCGCCGTCGCGATGTGCGCATTCCCTCTCTACTGGATGTTTGTCATCGCGTCGAGCCCTGCGGGTTCGGCCGCTCAACGCCCTCCCCGTATGGTCCCCGGTCTTCGGCTCGGAGAGATGTTCACGTTCGTCGTGTCGACGGTTCCGTTCATGCGGGCGCTCCTCAACTCGGCTGTCGTCTCGCTGCTCGTAGGGGCTGGGCAGGCCTTTCTCGCCGCCATGGCCGGTTATGCCTTCGCAAAACTCCGGTTTCCTGGGCGGAACACACTTTTCATCGTCGTGGTGCTGACCATGACCGTACCGACGCAACTGAGCATCATCCCGCAGTACATGATCATCTCGT
The DNA window shown above is from Tessaracoccus defluvii and carries:
- a CDS encoding carbohydrate ABC transporter permease, translated to MTAETMTHTQAPSRAEKPQPKASYKTRWNKLVESVSPYGYIAPFFLLFAIFGLFPLLFTFYISFFEWNPIGEQTFIGLDNFVRLWNDPRFWNATVNTLGIWVLSTVPQLLLALGLAHLLNHPRLRAATFFRMSMLLPYITSTAATAIVFAQLFDRDYGMFNWLIGLVGIDPIDFTQDKFATWALIALMVAWRWFGYNTLLYLASLQAIPQEVYEAAAVDGASGWQQFFHITIPSLRPILIFTIVTSTIGGLQVFTEPLLANPTASQTCGSTRQCQTLALFLYEQGFGQYQFGYGAAIGVALFIMVVFFAVMNFLLSTRLKGA